The following proteins come from a genomic window of Shewanella halifaxensis HAW-EB4:
- a CDS encoding DUF58 domain-containing protein, with the protein MVNTQLPLFSDGIHITEKELLACQSLAKALPEKRTKAKASLAGHRASLIKGRGMEFAEVRHYQSGDDVRTIDWRVTARTGKAHTKLFVEERERPVLLLLDLSHSLYFGSSLMLQSVQAAHLATTLGWSAILHGDRLGALIATEQEHVELKPRSRQQGILQVISAIKKLHENQLQNIAQQEPEPDHLAKACQRLRRLAKPGSLIWIITDGSNFTPACLAALSDLKRHCDMGAFLITDPLRQGQLSLPKHFQLPVREGTKELIIDRNSYEQWLANQQHLQNQFIEMMQKLNVETRILDAGQRLNQQLGALR; encoded by the coding sequence ATGGTCAATACACAGCTGCCATTGTTTAGCGATGGCATTCATATTACTGAAAAAGAGTTGCTTGCTTGTCAAAGCCTCGCGAAAGCGTTGCCAGAAAAACGCACAAAAGCCAAAGCGAGTCTCGCTGGTCATCGTGCCAGCTTGATTAAGGGTCGCGGCATGGAATTTGCCGAGGTGCGTCACTATCAAAGTGGCGACGACGTTCGCACCATAGACTGGCGAGTCACGGCGAGAACGGGTAAAGCGCACACTAAATTATTTGTTGAAGAGCGCGAACGCCCTGTTCTACTGCTGCTCGATCTTAGCCATAGTCTCTATTTTGGTTCGAGCTTAATGTTGCAATCGGTACAAGCCGCCCATCTTGCAACAACTCTGGGTTGGAGCGCGATATTACACGGTGACCGTTTAGGCGCGTTAATCGCCACCGAGCAAGAGCATGTGGAGCTTAAACCAAGAAGCCGCCAACAAGGGATATTGCAAGTTATCTCAGCCATAAAAAAACTGCATGAGAATCAACTGCAAAATATTGCGCAGCAAGAACCAGAGCCCGATCATTTGGCTAAAGCCTGTCAGCGATTACGACGGCTTGCCAAACCGGGCTCATTAATATGGATAATCACTGACGGCAGTAATTTCACGCCTGCGTGCTTGGCAGCACTATCGGACTTAAAGCGACACTGTGATATGGGTGCATTTTTGATCACAGACCCACTGCGCCAAGGCCAGTTATCACTGCCTAAGCACTTTCAGCTTCCGGTGAGAGAAGGTACTAAAGAGCTCATTATTGACAGAAACAGTTACGAGCAATGGCTGGCGAACCAACAACATCTACAAAACCAATTTATTGAAATGATGCAAAAGCTCAATGTTGAAACCCGTATTCTCGATGCAGGACAACGCCTTAATCAGCAATTAGGGGCACTTAGATAG
- a CDS encoding BatD family protein, producing MVIRHIFLLAIIALTTAFPASAITTLQASVDRNPVMEGETLVLTVTADDDLNSGKLDTSMLLKDFIVGRTSISRSKKIMNFDASNETRWQVLLSPRSSGNLIIPAFNIDGISSNSIPLSVLKTGSQPQQMQDIFMRANLSSDEAYVGQMLTYKVKLYLALELQRGVLNAPDLEGAQIKQLGEDKDSTEIVNGRRYRVIERNYAIIADQPGELTITGASFSGDVLVQSRRNGAMFSFNESRPTQTQAPKMMVLINPIPIDYHGEWLVSDLVVLKEDWPETATEYNVGEPITRTITLLASNTDETSLPDIVMSTPKALKTYPEKAQRKTFLRDNQMVSQLTQTTAIVATSPGTYTLPEIKVPWWNPHLNKQQLATLPARTIVVKGGEAIEPIEQQVIQTPTNNSGGFWPWLSLALGTLWLITLALWLNARKKTSIPTGTKSIAAKPSNTLSDLQAACHAKDATRVLNGLTRYYTELYQQPMSLSQISMTDSVIATAIERLQRTAFSPSKLTESIDFAQLLAAVKAAKAAHSQAKTSALVKLNPS from the coding sequence GTGGTAATACGGCATATTTTTCTTTTAGCGATTATCGCCCTAACAACCGCCTTTCCAGCGAGCGCGATCACGACACTTCAAGCTTCTGTAGATCGCAACCCGGTTATGGAAGGGGAGACTTTAGTACTGACGGTCACCGCTGATGACGATCTCAACAGTGGAAAGCTCGATACCTCAATGCTGCTTAAAGACTTTATTGTCGGTCGAACCAGTATCAGCCGCAGTAAAAAAATCATGAACTTTGATGCCAGCAACGAGACTCGTTGGCAGGTGCTGCTATCACCGAGGAGCAGCGGAAATCTAATCATTCCTGCATTTAACATCGATGGTATTAGCTCTAACTCTATCCCTTTATCTGTACTGAAAACAGGTTCTCAGCCGCAGCAGATGCAAGATATCTTTATGCGCGCAAACCTCTCGAGTGATGAGGCCTATGTAGGCCAAATGCTAACTTACAAGGTGAAGCTCTATTTAGCGCTAGAGCTGCAGCGCGGAGTGCTTAATGCTCCCGATCTTGAAGGCGCGCAAATAAAGCAGCTTGGAGAAGATAAAGACAGCACAGAAATTGTTAATGGTCGTCGTTACCGTGTGATTGAGCGCAATTACGCCATTATTGCCGATCAACCTGGTGAGCTGACAATTACAGGCGCTAGCTTCTCAGGCGACGTACTCGTCCAATCAAGACGCAATGGGGCCATGTTCTCGTTTAATGAAAGCAGACCAACACAAACACAAGCGCCTAAAATGATGGTACTGATCAACCCTATTCCGATAGATTACCATGGAGAATGGTTGGTATCTGATCTAGTGGTGTTAAAAGAGGATTGGCCTGAGACGGCAACTGAATATAATGTTGGTGAACCGATCACTCGCACCATCACCTTGCTGGCATCCAATACCGATGAGACGAGTTTGCCAGACATCGTTATGTCTACCCCGAAGGCACTGAAAACCTACCCTGAAAAAGCGCAGCGAAAGACCTTCCTTCGTGATAACCAAATGGTGTCGCAACTCACTCAAACAACAGCGATTGTTGCAACGAGCCCGGGGACTTACACCCTGCCAGAAATTAAAGTGCCATGGTGGAATCCACACCTTAACAAACAGCAGTTAGCGACCTTGCCCGCCCGCACGATTGTTGTAAAAGGTGGAGAAGCAATTGAGCCTATTGAGCAGCAAGTGATACAAACGCCGACAAATAATAGTGGCGGGTTTTGGCCTTGGTTGTCGCTAGCCTTAGGCACACTTTGGTTAATCACCCTCGCACTGTGGCTTAACGCCCGTAAGAAAACCAGCATCCCAACGGGCACTAAGTCAATCGCTGCCAAGCCGAGCAATACCTTGTCGGATTTGCAGGCAGCCTGTCACGCAAAGGATGCCACACGAGTACTGAACGGCCTGACTCGCTATTACACTGAGCTATATCAACAGCCGATGTCTCTGAGTCAAATTTCGATGACAGACTCTGTGATAGCCACCGCTATTGAGCGGTTGCAACGCACTGCGTTCAGCCCGAGTAAACTCACTGAAAGTATCGACTTTGCTCAGCTTTTAGCCGCAGTAAAAGCAGCAAAAGCTGCTCACTCTCAAGCTAAAACATCGGCACTGGTTAAGCTTAATCCCAGCTAA
- a CDS encoding sigma-70 family RNA polymerase sigma factor, translated as MFDSWRNKKSKSTVSSDMVSKQRRYDSLVRALHADIYRFAYWLCGDKHIAEDITQETFLRAWRSLDSLKDEKAAKAWLITILRRENARRFERKQFNYSDIEQEFIEDTFSGSSEEHAEQHLIQRQIAKLELEYREPLLLQVIGGFSGDEIASILDLNRNTVMTRLFRARNQLKDVLEPPKHRGQSNG; from the coding sequence ATGTTTGATAGTTGGCGAAATAAAAAGTCGAAGTCCACGGTCTCTTCAGACATGGTTAGCAAACAACGACGATACGATAGCCTTGTCAGGGCACTTCATGCTGATATATACCGTTTCGCCTACTGGTTATGCGGCGATAAACACATTGCAGAAGATATCACTCAAGAAACGTTTCTCCGTGCTTGGCGCTCACTTGACTCTTTAAAAGACGAAAAGGCCGCTAAAGCTTGGTTAATCACTATTTTGCGTCGAGAAAATGCTCGTCGTTTTGAGCGAAAACAGTTTAATTACTCCGATATTGAACAAGAGTTTATTGAAGATACTTTTTCCGGCAGCAGTGAAGAACATGCTGAGCAACACTTAATACAGAGACAAATAGCTAAGTTGGAACTCGAGTATCGCGAACCACTTTTGCTACAAGTCATCGGGGGATTTAGCGGTGATGAGATTGCAAGCATTCTCGATTTAAATCGTAATACCGTTATGACTCGTTTATTTAGAGCAAGAAATCAGCTTAAAGATGTACTTGAACCACCAAAACACAGGGGTCAATCCAATGGATGA
- a CDS encoding vWA domain-containing protein, which yields MHFLRPEWFLALIPLGLLLLFLYKSKTASSSWNHYIAPHLAKILVGGSIKKKHNNITYLAIAWFIAVFALSGPAFEKKALPVYESAQGRVIVMDMSQSMYANDLAPNRLTQAKFKATDLIDELPDGETGLIAYAGDAFTISPLTRDKATLLNLLPTLTPSIMPIKGSNLEAAITQAKSLLSQGGHIRGDIILFTDGISSTQFKRAESVLKDSQYRLAIIAFGSQQGSPIKLPDGQLLRDSANQIVVAKTDYGLLKQLASDANGILVPSRADGSDITQITQWLASTQDTKASDLEGEVWQDLGPYFALLLLLPALLSFRNGMIATFALFMLIQPSEQAYASTWNDLWQTQDQQAMQAYKADDYQAAAEQFVTPQWQASALYKAGEYEQALSAFEKDDSANGLYNQGNALMQQGKYAEAQKRYQSALDKEPQFDAAKSNLALAKNLQQQQEQQNADQSEQQSSDEQSQQDPSQNEKSQDGQSQQDKSQDAQSQDEKSQDKKSQDGQPSSDKSEDEQSSEQQSQEQQSQQQSEPSQQEQSQQDQAQQGSEQQSSNQTEANNEAEMQAEPEPPTSQQPMTENAEANKAQEQDKQGEQEHSAARMQAETDKESEQSDAESQQVAASAVPTDEPLPPEMERALRAIADDPQVLLRNKMQLEYQKRRQQGINSKENEQW from the coding sequence ATGCATTTTTTACGTCCAGAATGGTTCCTTGCGCTGATACCATTAGGCCTGTTATTACTGTTTTTATATAAAAGCAAAACCGCAAGCTCTAGCTGGAACCATTATATTGCACCACACCTAGCTAAAATATTAGTCGGTGGTTCAATTAAGAAGAAGCACAATAATATTACCTATTTGGCTATCGCTTGGTTCATCGCTGTGTTTGCATTATCTGGCCCAGCATTTGAGAAAAAAGCACTGCCAGTCTACGAGTCGGCTCAAGGGCGTGTCATCGTCATGGACATGTCTCAGTCTATGTATGCCAATGACTTAGCCCCTAACCGCTTGACTCAAGCAAAGTTTAAAGCAACTGACCTTATCGATGAGCTACCTGATGGTGAAACAGGCTTAATTGCCTATGCTGGTGATGCCTTCACCATTAGTCCACTGACGCGAGATAAAGCCACACTGCTTAATCTATTGCCCACATTGACCCCTAGCATTATGCCCATTAAGGGCTCAAACCTTGAAGCTGCGATCACTCAGGCGAAATCTTTATTAAGCCAAGGTGGGCATATTCGAGGCGATATTATTTTGTTTACTGACGGGATCTCTAGTACTCAATTTAAGCGCGCCGAATCTGTACTAAAAGACAGCCAATATCGGTTGGCAATTATTGCCTTTGGTAGCCAGCAAGGTTCACCAATCAAGCTGCCTGATGGCCAACTATTACGGGATAGTGCCAATCAAATTGTTGTCGCCAAAACAGATTACGGCCTATTAAAACAGTTAGCGAGCGACGCGAACGGCATCTTAGTGCCTAGTCGAGCAGATGGCTCTGATATCACTCAAATAACGCAATGGCTCGCTAGCACACAAGATACAAAAGCCAGTGATCTTGAGGGCGAAGTCTGGCAAGACTTGGGACCTTATTTTGCCCTATTACTGCTATTACCTGCCCTGCTGAGTTTTAGAAATGGCATGATTGCAACGTTTGCTCTGTTTATGCTTATCCAACCGAGTGAGCAAGCCTATGCCAGTACCTGGAATGACCTGTGGCAAACCCAAGATCAACAAGCGATGCAGGCCTACAAAGCAGATGACTACCAAGCAGCAGCAGAGCAATTTGTCACCCCTCAATGGCAGGCGAGTGCACTGTATAAAGCAGGCGAATATGAGCAAGCTCTCAGCGCATTTGAAAAAGATGACTCTGCCAATGGCTTATATAACCAAGGCAATGCCTTAATGCAGCAAGGGAAATATGCAGAAGCGCAAAAGCGCTACCAGTCTGCATTAGATAAAGAACCGCAATTTGATGCCGCAAAGAGTAACTTAGCCCTCGCTAAAAATCTCCAGCAGCAACAAGAGCAACAAAACGCTGACCAGTCTGAACAGCAATCAAGTGATGAGCAGTCGCAACAAGACCCATCTCAAAACGAAAAGTCTCAAGACGGTCAGTCGCAACAAGACAAATCTCAAGATGCTCAATCTCAAGACGAGAAGTCTCAAGACAAGAAGTCTCAAGATGGTCAGCCTAGCAGCGACAAATCCGAAGATGAACAATCTAGTGAGCAACAGTCTCAAGAGCAGCAATCACAGCAGCAGAGTGAGCCATCTCAACAAGAGCAGAGCCAACAAGATCAAGCTCAGCAAGGATCTGAACAGCAGTCCTCTAATCAAACAGAGGCAAACAATGAAGCAGAAATGCAAGCTGAACCAGAGCCTCCAACATCACAGCAGCCTATGACAGAAAATGCTGAGGCAAATAAAGCCCAAGAGCAAGATAAGCAAGGTGAACAAGAGCACTCAGCAGCAAGAATGCAAGCTGAGACTGATAAGGAGAGCGAGCAGTCAGACGCTGAATCTCAGCAAGTCGCCGCAAGCGCAGTGCCCACCGACGAGCCTTTGCCACCAGAGATGGAGCGGGCTCTACGTGCAATCGCTGATGACCCCCAAGTCTTGCTACGTAATAAAATGCAACTTGAATACCAGAAACGTCGCCAACAAGGCATCAATTCTAAGGAAAACGAACAGTGGTAA
- a CDS encoding DUF4381 domain-containing protein codes for MTNPVNPALASMQDIQTPIEIGLWPLAYGYWISLLIIILVATLLIVWFKKRRQVSAAKRAALVELAKLNMHSEQYVTEVSSILKRAAMSYCSRSQVAQLCGDDWDHWLNAQVATPQDELCRLLAMRFQPLSLSDEDKQALKHHAQNWLKGALPLSNKQGKTHNEIENEVSPC; via the coding sequence ATGACGAATCCTGTTAATCCCGCGCTTGCCTCGATGCAAGACATTCAAACACCTATCGAAATTGGCCTCTGGCCTTTAGCCTATGGCTATTGGATCAGTCTGTTAATCATTATTTTGGTTGCCACACTACTCATCGTTTGGTTTAAGAAGCGTCGCCAAGTCAGTGCAGCAAAACGCGCTGCATTAGTCGAGTTAGCCAAACTCAACATGCACAGTGAACAATATGTCACAGAGGTCAGCAGCATCCTCAAGCGTGCAGCGATGAGCTATTGCTCTCGCAGTCAGGTCGCCCAGCTCTGTGGTGATGATTGGGATCATTGGCTTAACGCGCAAGTGGCGACGCCTCAAGATGAACTGTGCCGATTATTGGCCATGCGCTTTCAGCCACTCTCCCTCAGCGATGAAGACAAGCAAGCGCTTAAACACCATGCTCAAAACTGGTTAAAGGGCGCCCTGCCGCTAAGCAATAAACAAGGTAAAACACACAATGAAATCGAGAACGAGGTAAGCCCATGCTAA
- a CDS encoding DUF3379 domain-containing protein, whose product MDELKFRRQAYSEPNSQDPDFLDAAMKSVEREAFLNDLKGLDNKIERALKVDVPDDLAAKLLLRQQLHHHQSQRRKTGFAFALVASVAFLAGMTFTLLRMGPVDLGQHALAHVYHEDKALHIDQDVPFQDVNFQLASLGGKSEMRFTQQPGKVFYSTYCDFQGVQSLHLVMQGEQGKVTLFIVPLEDRMVLDKAFADNKYQGMGFETDNAYMLLVGEQRQDLNYVKNEIKQTFI is encoded by the coding sequence ATGGATGAGCTTAAGTTTCGCCGCCAGGCCTACAGTGAACCCAATAGTCAAGATCCTGACTTTCTCGATGCTGCGATGAAGTCAGTAGAAAGAGAAGCCTTTTTAAATGATCTAAAAGGCTTAGACAATAAAATTGAGCGTGCATTAAAAGTTGATGTTCCTGATGATCTCGCTGCAAAATTACTGCTAAGACAACAGCTGCATCATCATCAGTCACAGCGCCGTAAGACAGGATTTGCATTTGCACTGGTCGCGTCAGTGGCATTTTTAGCGGGAATGACCTTCACCCTATTAAGAATGGGACCTGTGGATTTAGGTCAACATGCCCTAGCCCACGTTTATCATGAGGATAAAGCCCTGCATATCGACCAAGATGTACCGTTTCAAGATGTAAACTTCCAACTTGCTTCCCTCGGTGGAAAAAGTGAGATGAGGTTTACGCAGCAGCCGGGCAAAGTATTTTACAGTACATACTGCGACTTCCAAGGTGTACAAAGCTTACACCTTGTAATGCAAGGCGAACAAGGAAAAGTAACCCTGTTTATTGTACCTCTAGAAGACCGCATGGTGCTTGATAAAGCCTTTGCCGACAACAAATACCAAGGCATGGGCTTTGAAACGGATAACGCCTACATGTTACTCGTCGGTGAGCAAAGACAAGATCTTAATTACGTTAAAAACGAGATTAAGCAAACATTTATCTAA
- a CDS encoding AAA family ATPase — MPLSRFHALREYLNSVILGQPILTENLLIALIADGHLLVEGPPGLAKTRAVKALCDGVEGDFHRIQFTPDLLPADLTGTDIYRAQTATFEFEAGPIFHNLILADEINRAPAKVQSALLEAMAEGQVTVGKHSYQLPELFLVMATQNPLENEGTYPLPEAQLDRFLMHLNLDYPSAETEFQIMRMSRNEALKQEVPRVEPIIQGDIFAAREHALQIYLAEPLEKYIVDIIMATRKPEAYSQELASWLEYGVSPRATLSLERCARARAYLYERDFVSPEDIQAVAPNVLRHRLLLSYQAQADGVSADDVINHILSQVAVP, encoded by the coding sequence ATGCCTTTGAGTCGATTTCACGCGTTACGCGAATACTTAAATTCTGTCATCCTAGGACAGCCTATTCTCACCGAGAATCTACTAATTGCATTAATTGCCGATGGGCACCTATTAGTCGAAGGCCCACCAGGTCTTGCTAAGACTCGTGCAGTAAAAGCGCTATGTGATGGCGTCGAAGGGGACTTTCACCGTATCCAATTTACCCCTGACTTATTACCAGCAGACTTAACGGGCACCGATATTTATCGCGCCCAAACGGCAACCTTCGAATTTGAAGCGGGCCCTATTTTCCACAACCTTATCTTGGCCGATGAGATTAATCGCGCGCCAGCTAAGGTACAGTCAGCTCTATTAGAAGCGATGGCTGAAGGGCAAGTCACTGTGGGCAAGCACAGCTATCAACTGCCGGAACTGTTTTTAGTGATGGCAACACAGAACCCACTAGAAAACGAAGGGACGTATCCGCTACCCGAGGCACAATTAGATCGATTCTTAATGCATTTGAATCTTGATTACCCAAGTGCCGAGACCGAGTTTCAGATCATGCGTATGTCTCGTAATGAAGCGCTAAAACAAGAAGTTCCCCGGGTTGAGCCCATTATTCAAGGTGATATTTTTGCAGCCAGAGAGCACGCACTGCAAATTTATCTTGCTGAGCCACTAGAGAAATATATCGTCGATATTATTATGGCAACCCGCAAACCAGAGGCTTATAGCCAAGAGCTTGCTAGCTGGCTTGAATATGGCGTGAGCCCTCGTGCAACCTTATCACTTGAGCGCTGCGCGCGAGCAAGAGCCTATCTATATGAGCGTGATTTTGTGTCTCCGGAAGATATCCAAGCCGTTGCGCCTAACGTGCTGCGTCACCGTCTGCTTTTAAGCTATCAAGCACAAGCCGATGGCGTCAGTGCAGACGATGTGATCAATCATATTCTTTCTCAAGTTGCGGTCCCTTAA
- the putP gene encoding sodium/proline symporter PutP, protein MTIELPVLITFIAYLSLMMGIGLWAYKATDSVDDYILGGRGMGPAVTALSVGASDMSGWLLLGLPGAVYLGGLGEAWIGIGLVFGAWLNWLFVARRLRVYTEFTDNALTLPDFFEKRFEDKNGILKLVSAVTILVFFTFYASSGMVGGAILFEKVFGLDYTLALIIGSTIIVAYTFVGGFFAVSWTDFFQGCLMLAALLIVPIAIFSQPETQVGLENIDPAMLSMFNENTTFIGFVSLLAWGLGYFGQPHILSRFMAIASPDDIPVSRRIAMGWMLLALLGALATGIAGSLYFAAEPLSNPETVFIHLAHAAFNPWIGGLLIAAILSAIMSTIDSQLLVCSSVVTEDFYKKWLRPQAQSKELMLVGRIGVLAIAIIAGVVALNPESSVLGLVSYAWAGFGAAFGPVVLLSLFWRNYSRNGAIVTIVVGALTVVIWKQLTGSIFDIYEILPGFILATLAGVIVSKMQSPAESIKQQFDSFEAKL, encoded by the coding sequence ATGACAATTGAATTACCCGTTTTAATTACTTTTATTGCCTATCTTAGCCTGATGATGGGCATAGGCTTATGGGCTTATAAAGCAACAGACTCAGTAGACGATTATATTTTAGGTGGCCGCGGGATGGGCCCTGCAGTAACAGCACTCAGCGTGGGTGCGTCCGATATGTCAGGCTGGCTACTTCTTGGCTTACCTGGCGCAGTATATCTAGGTGGATTAGGGGAGGCTTGGATTGGTATAGGCTTAGTCTTTGGTGCTTGGCTTAACTGGCTATTTGTCGCGAGACGTTTACGTGTTTATACGGAATTTACCGATAACGCACTCACCCTACCTGACTTTTTTGAAAAACGTTTCGAAGATAAGAATGGCATATTGAAGCTAGTTTCAGCGGTTACTATCTTAGTCTTCTTCACCTTTTATGCTTCATCAGGCATGGTTGGCGGCGCCATTTTATTTGAAAAAGTATTCGGCCTAGACTACACCTTAGCCTTGATTATCGGCTCTACCATTATCGTTGCTTATACGTTCGTGGGTGGCTTCTTTGCCGTTAGTTGGACTGACTTTTTCCAGGGCTGCTTAATGTTAGCCGCTCTACTTATCGTCCCTATCGCCATCTTTAGCCAACCAGAAACACAAGTTGGCCTAGAAAATATCGATCCTGCTATGTTGTCTATGTTTAATGAAAATACCACCTTTATTGGGTTCGTATCGTTATTAGCATGGGGACTCGGCTATTTTGGTCAACCACATATTCTTTCGCGCTTTATGGCTATCGCTTCACCTGATGATATTCCGGTTTCACGTCGCATTGCCATGGGTTGGATGTTACTCGCCTTATTAGGTGCATTAGCGACAGGTATTGCTGGTAGCCTTTATTTTGCGGCAGAACCGTTATCAAACCCTGAAACCGTATTCATCCATCTTGCGCATGCAGCCTTTAATCCATGGATTGGTGGGCTATTAATCGCAGCCATTTTGTCGGCAATTATGAGTACGATTGATTCACAGCTTCTTGTTTGTTCAAGTGTTGTCACCGAAGACTTCTATAAAAAATGGCTACGTCCGCAAGCACAAAGCAAAGAGCTTATGTTAGTCGGTCGTATTGGCGTATTGGCCATTGCCATTATTGCTGGTGTGGTTGCCCTCAATCCAGAGAGTAGCGTACTTGGCCTTGTGAGCTATGCATGGGCCGGCTTCGGTGCAGCTTTTGGTCCTGTAGTATTACTTTCACTGTTTTGGCGTAACTATAGCCGTAATGGCGCAATCGTTACTATTGTTGTTGGTGCGCTTACGGTTGTAATTTGGAAGCAGCTGACTGGCAGCATTTTCGACATCTACGAAATTCTACCAGGATTTATTTTAGCCACGCTTGCTGGTGTGATTGTCAGTAAGATGCAAAGTCCTGCAGAGAGCATTAAACAGCAGTTCGATAGCTTCGAAGCTAAGCTATAG
- a CDS encoding vWA domain-containing protein: protein MLTLAWPLLLLLLPLPLIFRKKQQTQQRGGHLILPGASLPSQVAATEKNLATKKRYWIVWCLLVLACARPLWVGEAIELPSKGRDLMLSVDLSGSMQIEDMVLDGKVVDRFSLIQHVISDFIERRKGDRIGLILFADHAYLQSPLTQDRRTVAQYLKEAQIGLVGKQTAIGEAIALAVKRFDKVEQSNRVLILLTDGSNNAGAISPEQATQIAAKRGITIYTIGVGADVMERRTLFGKERVNPSMDLDESQLQEIAKTTGGQYFRARNTEELEQIYQVIDTLEPVTRDQLSYHPQSELFYWPLGLALLASIFISLSQVSLFRRKTIKTDANTNTYTNANRMKGGR from the coding sequence ATGCTAACGCTTGCCTGGCCATTACTATTGCTGCTATTGCCTCTACCGCTCATTTTTAGAAAGAAGCAGCAAACACAACAACGGGGTGGTCATTTGATCCTGCCCGGTGCCAGCCTACCGAGCCAAGTTGCTGCGACTGAGAAAAATCTCGCGACAAAAAAACGCTATTGGATTGTTTGGTGCTTACTCGTATTGGCCTGCGCCCGCCCTTTATGGGTCGGTGAAGCCATTGAGCTACCGAGTAAAGGCCGCGATCTTATGTTATCGGTCGATCTCTCGGGCAGTATGCAAATAGAAGATATGGTGCTCGACGGTAAAGTCGTTGACCGCTTTAGTCTTATTCAACATGTGATCAGTGACTTTATTGAACGCAGAAAAGGCGACCGTATCGGGCTTATCCTGTTTGCAGACCATGCCTATCTGCAATCTCCGTTGACCCAAGACAGGCGCACGGTTGCGCAATATTTAAAAGAGGCGCAGATCGGTTTAGTCGGTAAACAAACTGCGATTGGCGAAGCCATCGCTCTTGCCGTTAAGCGCTTTGACAAAGTTGAACAAAGTAATCGCGTGTTAATCTTACTGACTGATGGCTCAAACAATGCGGGGGCTATTTCACCCGAGCAAGCCACTCAAATCGCGGCAAAAAGAGGGATCACCATCTACACCATCGGCGTCGGTGCCGACGTGATGGAGCGTAGAACCCTATTTGGTAAAGAAAGAGTCAATCCATCAATGGACTTAGACGAATCCCAACTGCAAGAGATCGCTAAAACAACTGGCGGCCAATATTTTAGAGCGCGCAATACCGAAGAGCTTGAGCAGATCTATCAAGTGATAGACACCCTTGAACCTGTTACTCGTGATCAACTGAGCTACCATCCACAATCTGAACTGTTTTACTGGCCTCTAGGGCTGGCGCTACTTGCCTCTATTTTCATCTCACTGAGTCAAGTCTCGTTGTTTAGACGAAAAACCATTAAAACAGATGCCAACACTAATACCTACACCAATGCCAACCGAATGAAAGGAGGACGTTAA